Proteins encoded together in one Variovorax paradoxus EPS window:
- a CDS encoding carbon-nitrogen hydrolase family protein, translating into MPTTVHPKLRVAAVQAAPVFLDLDGTIDKTIDLMAEAAGQGVKLIAFPETWVPGYPWWIWLDSPAWGMQFVQRYHDNSLVVGSAEFDRIKDAARKHRIWVSLGYSEKAAGSLYIAQALIDDQGHTVQTRRKLKPTHVERTVFGEGDGSDLAVAETAIGNIGSLSCWEHLQPLSKYAMYAQNEQIHCGAWPSFSLYRGAAYALGPEVNNAASQVYAAEGQCFVIAPCATVSPAMSELMCTDAGKHQMLRTGGGFARIYAPDGSPLGTPLAEDQEGLVIADIDLGMISLAKAAADPSGHYSRPDVTQLLLNKTRREPVVFQRTPEPESSAPEAVPAGTEPRLQLAA; encoded by the coding sequence ATGCCCACCACCGTTCACCCCAAGCTCCGCGTCGCCGCCGTGCAGGCCGCGCCCGTGTTCCTCGACCTCGACGGCACCATCGACAAGACCATCGATCTCATGGCCGAGGCAGCGGGCCAGGGCGTGAAGCTCATCGCCTTTCCCGAGACCTGGGTGCCCGGCTACCCGTGGTGGATCTGGCTCGATTCGCCTGCCTGGGGCATGCAGTTCGTGCAGCGGTATCACGACAACTCTCTGGTCGTCGGCTCGGCCGAATTCGACCGCATCAAGGACGCTGCGCGCAAGCACAGGATCTGGGTGTCGCTCGGCTACAGCGAGAAGGCGGCGGGCAGCCTCTACATCGCGCAGGCGCTCATCGACGACCAGGGCCACACCGTGCAGACGCGCCGCAAGCTCAAGCCCACGCACGTGGAGCGCACCGTGTTCGGCGAAGGCGACGGGTCCGACCTCGCCGTGGCCGAGACGGCCATCGGCAACATCGGCTCGCTCTCGTGCTGGGAGCATCTGCAGCCGCTGAGCAAGTACGCGATGTATGCGCAGAACGAGCAGATCCACTGCGGCGCATGGCCCAGCTTTTCGCTCTATCGCGGCGCGGCCTACGCCCTGGGGCCGGAGGTCAACAACGCGGCGAGCCAGGTCTACGCGGCCGAGGGCCAGTGCTTCGTGATCGCGCCGTGCGCCACCGTTTCGCCCGCGATGAGCGAGCTGATGTGCACCGATGCCGGCAAGCATCAGATGCTGCGCACCGGCGGCGGCTTCGCGCGCATCTACGCCCCCGATGGTTCGCCGCTCGGCACGCCGCTGGCCGAAGACCAGGAAGGCCTGGTGATCGCCGATATCGACCTCGGAATGATCTCGCTCGCCAAGGCGGCCGCCGACCCGAGCGGCCACTACTCGCGGCCCGATGTCACGCAATTGCTGCTCAACAAGACGCGGCGCGAGCCCGTGGTCTTTCAGCGCACGCCCGAGCCCGAAAGCAGTGCTCCCGAAGCGGTGCCCGCAGGCACCGAGCCGCGCCTGCAACTCGCCGCCTGA